One part of the Sulfolobus tengchongensis genome encodes these proteins:
- a CDS encoding zinc-binding dehydrogenase — translation MWKIFFRERKFIKADVKEEYPKPGEVRVFPKYIGICGTDKNIYLGKKTIREPLVLGHEIAGITEDGEKVVVFPNYWCNYCINCRKGFYNSCKNKISIGVNADGGMAEWINVPKNFVFKLPNFIDLKIGALVEPTAVALSAINKIDRENIRRVIIIGGGSTGTLASIVSEIYGFKSVIIEKDKRKEKILKEKGFTVNDDEIIEERIAIIDTINNNESMMLAQSILKNSVARSELIITGLDEEYTSLNRDVIVRNEVVVKGSIIYSVADFLQSIKIVSENSEKFAKIIDKIGEVDQINEWFKRYVIEEPNVKVLVKID, via the coding sequence TTGTGGAAAATATTTTTTCGTGAAAGAAAGTTTATCAAAGCAGATGTTAAAGAGGAATATCCAAAACCGGGAGAAGTAAGAGTATTTCCTAAGTACATAGGAATTTGCGGAACTGATAAAAATATATATTTAGGTAAAAAAACTATAAGGGAACCACTAGTATTAGGTCATGAGATAGCTGGGATAACTGAAGATGGCGAAAAAGTAGTTGTTTTTCCAAACTATTGGTGTAATTACTGTATAAATTGTAGAAAAGGATTTTATAATAGTTGTAAAAACAAGATCTCCATAGGAGTTAATGCCGATGGAGGTATGGCTGAATGGATCAACGTACCTAAGAATTTTGTATTTAAATTGCCGAATTTCATAGATTTAAAAATTGGAGCTCTAGTCGAGCCTACTGCAGTAGCCTTATCAGCAATAAATAAAATCGATAGAGAGAACATAAGAAGGGTAATAATAATAGGCGGAGGAAGTACTGGAACACTGGCTTCAATAGTGTCAGAAATATATGGCTTCAAAAGTGTCATAATTGAAAAAGATAAGAGAAAAGAAAAAATCTTAAAGGAGAAAGGTTTTACAGTAAATGATGATGAGATTATTGAAGAAAGGATAGCGATAATAGATACTATAAATAACAATGAGAGTATGATGTTAGCTCAATCAATACTCAAGAATTCGGTAGCTAGATCTGAGCTAATAATAACGGGTTTAGACGAAGAATATACCAGTCTGAATAGAGATGTAATAGTTAGAAATGAAGTGGTAGTAAAGGGTTCTATCATATATAGCGTAGCCGATTTCTTGCAATCAATAAAAATAGTAAGTGAGAATAGTGAGAAATTCGCCAAAATAATAGATAAGATAGGGGAAGTTGACCAAATTAATGAATGGTTCAAGAGATACGTTATTGAAGAGCCTAACGTAAAAGTCCTTGTAAAAATAGATTAG
- a CDS encoding MFS transporter: MNTNIILFVITLGSLMAAVDTTIVLLALPTITVSLHTDLLTSIWVLLAYMLVISVLSTQTGRIGDLLGKGKIYNLGFVIFTIASALCGISTNIDLLIIFRIIQAIGGSMLVSNSSSIIADVFPPNKRGRAYGITSLGWNIGSLVGIVLGGFLTTFLGWQYIFYINVPIGIIAVILGVTNIKVLNKANTRLDLSGAIILGLSLGLISLSLLFIAASGVTLSELIELIVGIILLPVFIFNEIKIKYPIVNLTIFRIRLLTYSLLANFFQGIGGLSLTFLLIMYLQGVRGLSPLYSSLLLTPGYVIASILAPFMGRIADRGKPGIIAGIGLVFILASLLLYFFLLTPSTPYSVILGISGITGIGSAMFWPSNSTAIMFHAPKEYYGSVSGLSRTLGNIGTILSYVLSIVVATLSIPRYVAFEIFLGTATLDKDISKVFVNGLHFAFLVSSLIIIVAIVFSILSEKSEEKSNKIY, from the coding sequence ATGAACACTAACATAATCCTTTTTGTAATAACTTTAGGATCATTAATGGCAGCAGTAGATACTACAATTGTTTTACTTGCACTTCCCACTATAACAGTTAGTTTGCATACTGATCTTTTGACGTCAATCTGGGTTCTTTTAGCCTATATGTTGGTAATATCGGTTTTATCAACGCAAACGGGGAGGATCGGTGATTTGCTGGGAAAGGGTAAAATTTACAATCTAGGCTTCGTAATATTTACCATTGCCTCAGCTCTATGTGGTATTTCCACAAATATAGATCTATTAATAATATTTAGGATAATTCAAGCTATAGGCGGTTCAATGCTGGTTTCTAACAGTTCGTCGATTATAGCTGACGTTTTCCCGCCAAATAAAAGGGGAAGAGCTTATGGTATAACCAGTTTGGGTTGGAATATAGGATCTTTGGTAGGAATTGTTTTAGGAGGATTTCTAACCACATTCCTAGGTTGGCAGTATATCTTTTACATTAACGTGCCCATAGGTATTATTGCAGTCATTTTGGGAGTTACCAATATCAAAGTTCTGAATAAGGCAAATACCAGATTAGATCTTTCTGGCGCTATTATACTAGGTCTATCATTAGGGTTAATATCGTTATCACTGTTATTCATTGCAGCATCTGGTGTTACCCTGAGTGAACTTATTGAATTAATTGTAGGTATAATCTTGTTGCCCGTTTTCATCTTCAATGAGATCAAAATTAAATATCCTATTGTAAATTTGACAATATTTAGAATTAGACTTCTAACTTATTCTCTTTTAGCCAACTTCTTTCAAGGTATAGGAGGCCTCTCCTTAACTTTCTTGCTTATAATGTATTTGCAAGGTGTCAGAGGACTTTCCCCACTTTACAGCTCATTACTCTTAACCCCTGGTTACGTAATTGCAAGCATTTTAGCTCCATTTATGGGAAGAATAGCGGATAGAGGAAAGCCAGGTATAATCGCTGGAATAGGATTAGTATTCATACTCGCCTCCTTGCTACTATACTTTTTCTTACTAACGCCTTCAACTCCTTATAGCGTAATTTTAGGCATTAGTGGAATAACTGGTATAGGCTCAGCCATGTTTTGGCCTTCTAACTCTACAGCAATAATGTTCCATGCACCTAAAGAATATTATGGTTCAGTTTCCGGCCTATCTAGGACACTGGGTAATATAGGAACGATATTAAGTTACGTTTTAAGTATAGTGGTTGCAACTTTAAGCATACCTAGATATGTTGCCTTCGAAATCTTCTTGGGAACTGCAACTTTAGATAAGGATATTAGCAAAGTTTTCGTGAATGGGTTACACTTTGCTTTCCTCGTGTCTTCACTTATAATAATTGTTGCGATAGTATTTTCGATATTAAGCGAAAAGTCAGAGGAGAAATCAAATAAAATATATTGA
- a CDS encoding Zn-dependent hydrolase translates to MDANRFLSTFHSLTNIGWTEEGVMRLALNTYDVKVRQELVRILSTINANVNLDDAGNIIGSLKGKSDETIAIGSHMDSVPYGGKYDGFYGVMAGLEVLRSVREKGKLPNHTLSLIDFTNEEGARFQPSLLGSGLTTGVFNKDYVYSRKDNDNITFERALMDSGFMGDEKNRLVYNKPKYYVELHIEQGPILEEEGYQIGIPMGIVGLSVYEFTFIGQASQAGPTPMNRRKDALVGASKFITSVRDYARSKDNLRATVGIVNVKPNVYNAIPREVRLTLDIRSTEKSEIDKAASELINMAKKIADEEKLEIRYNHLWTANPVGFSDEVINAIQKACEELNMRYKFMYSWAGHDAQYMTRISRVGMIFIPSHLGISHAKEEFSSDEDMLNGLRVLEKVIELLDR, encoded by the coding sequence ATGGATGCTAACAGATTTTTGTCAACTTTTCACTCATTAACTAACATAGGTTGGACTGAAGAAGGAGTGATGAGGCTTGCATTGAACACATATGATGTAAAAGTTAGGCAAGAGTTAGTGAGAATTCTCTCTACAATTAATGCTAATGTAAACCTAGATGATGCTGGAAATATAATAGGTAGTCTTAAGGGTAAATCGGACGAAACTATAGCTATTGGATCTCATATGGATTCGGTACCATATGGAGGAAAGTATGACGGTTTCTACGGTGTTATGGCAGGACTTGAAGTGCTTAGAAGCGTGAGAGAAAAAGGTAAGTTACCTAATCATACATTATCGTTAATAGATTTCACTAATGAGGAAGGAGCTAGATTTCAACCTTCGTTATTAGGTTCTGGGTTGACAACTGGCGTGTTCAATAAAGATTATGTGTATTCAAGGAAAGATAACGATAATATAACGTTTGAAAGAGCACTTATGGATTCAGGATTTATGGGTGATGAGAAGAATAGATTAGTTTACAATAAGCCGAAATACTACGTGGAACTTCACATAGAACAGGGTCCTATATTAGAAGAGGAAGGGTACCAAATTGGAATACCCATGGGTATTGTTGGTCTTTCAGTATACGAATTTACGTTTATAGGACAAGCTAGTCAGGCTGGACCTACACCTATGAATAGAAGGAAGGACGCGTTAGTAGGGGCCTCTAAATTTATCACTAGTGTTAGAGACTACGCTAGAAGTAAAGACAATTTAAGAGCAACTGTAGGTATTGTTAACGTTAAGCCTAATGTATATAATGCAATACCGAGGGAGGTTAGACTAACCTTAGATATAAGGAGTACGGAAAAGTCGGAGATTGACAAAGCAGCTAGCGAGCTTATAAATATGGCTAAGAAAATCGCAGATGAGGAAAAATTAGAGATAAGATATAATCATCTATGGACTGCTAATCCAGTGGGTTTCTCGGATGAAGTGATTAATGCAATACAGAAAGCTTGTGAGGAATTAAATATGAGATATAAGTTCATGTATAGTTGGGCTGGGCACGACGCTCAGTATATGACTAGAATATCTAGAGTAGGGATGATATTTATTCCATCTCATTTGGGAATAAGTCATGCTAAAGAGGAGTTCTCGTCAGATGAAGATATGTTAAATGGACTAAGAGTTCTTGAGAAAGTTATAGAACTTTTAGATAGATAG
- a CDS encoding MFS transporter, producing MAGNLRWKIVLIVFALIIIDYIDRGLINAALPVLKSEFKISSFEAGIIGDGFTFGYLIMNPLVGYFLDKYGPKRVFTRFAILWGAVQAINVFAFSAFYFIVTRVLLGIGEAVGFPGVTKIVANWLRKDEKARGGTISDSGVNLGIVFGSLFMLGLFAIIPNEELAWRLGFLVSGFLAIILAIILGRLLYDLPEQHPKISKEELDYILSGRDSSTGGVKLQLSSWFRNRNYWGYMQGLGAQAGIFFGLFTWLPLYLYYARHFSLSFTLEYTAVIWSFGFIGEIVGGLVVDRLVKNNPNLGFKIGFAVSSLAVTIGLALATIASSPIEAVEILMVTFFFLRWSGIQWAAPSFLVPPELTGQFGGHVGFWETLWGIIVPIVFGATVQATHAYLLGMEILIGIGLIYFIGTVVVTNYRLIKVRRD from the coding sequence ATGGCTGGTAACCTAAGATGGAAAATAGTATTAATTGTTTTTGCTTTAATCATAATAGATTACATAGATAGAGGTCTAATAAACGCTGCACTCCCAGTGTTAAAAAGTGAATTCAAAATAAGTTCTTTTGAAGCTGGCATAATAGGCGACGGGTTTACTTTTGGTTATTTAATAATGAATCCTTTAGTGGGTTATTTTCTGGATAAATATGGTCCAAAGAGAGTATTCACTAGATTTGCCATATTATGGGGAGCAGTTCAAGCCATTAACGTTTTCGCATTTTCAGCTTTCTATTTCATAGTAACTAGAGTATTATTAGGTATTGGTGAAGCCGTAGGTTTCCCTGGTGTAACAAAAATAGTAGCCAATTGGCTTAGAAAGGACGAAAAAGCGAGAGGTGGGACTATATCGGATTCTGGTGTAAATTTAGGAATAGTATTTGGATCACTATTTATGTTAGGTTTATTTGCTATAATACCCAATGAAGAACTAGCGTGGAGATTAGGATTTTTAGTAAGTGGATTTTTAGCAATAATTCTCGCTATCATATTAGGAAGACTATTATATGATCTACCAGAACAACATCCAAAAATTTCTAAAGAAGAATTAGATTATATATTATCTGGAAGGGATAGTAGTACTGGAGGGGTAAAACTACAACTATCATCGTGGTTTAGAAATAGAAATTACTGGGGATATATGCAGGGCTTAGGAGCTCAGGCCGGAATATTCTTTGGGCTCTTTACTTGGCTACCTTTATACCTATACTATGCCAGACACTTCTCCCTTTCCTTTACATTAGAATATACAGCAGTAATTTGGAGCTTTGGATTTATAGGAGAGATAGTAGGTGGTCTCGTTGTGGATAGGCTAGTTAAGAATAATCCTAATCTAGGCTTTAAGATAGGATTTGCCGTAAGTTCTCTAGCAGTTACAATAGGACTTGCATTAGCTACCATAGCGTCATCACCAATAGAGGCTGTTGAAATACTGATGGTTACGTTCTTCTTTCTTAGGTGGTCTGGAATTCAGTGGGCTGCCCCATCCTTTCTGGTACCTCCAGAGCTGACAGGGCAGTTTGGTGGTCATGTCGGATTCTGGGAAACCTTATGGGGAATTATAGTACCAATAGTATTTGGAGCTACTGTGCAAGCTACTCATGCCTACCTCTTAGGTATGGAGATTTTAATTGGAATAGGACTTATATATTTCATTGGTACAGTAGTAGTTACCAACTATAGGCTAATCAAGGTCAGGAGGGATTAA